DNA from Sphingomonas psychrotolerans:
ATGCCCGGCCGCCATGACGGCGTCGGACTGGCCCGCTGGATATTTCGTCACCGGCCCGGACTTGCCGTTCTGCTTACGTCGGCAAACTTCCGCGTCGAGGATCTCGAGCCGGAACTTCGCGCCGTTCTGCCGGTCCTGGAAAAGCCGTATCGCGGCGAGGCCGTCGAAGAAGGCATGGCGTCGCTGATGGCAACCGCACGATCCAGCCAGTTCCCCCGATTGGCGAACTGACACGTCCATCTCGCCGACCTCCGCCGAATCGCGATGTTCAGGGCGGTCGACGGAGGCTCGCCGCCTTTATCGGCGGTGCGGGCGTCGGGTGGGGCGATGGCGTCACGCTGCGCATCGAGCCGCTCGTCCGGCAAATCTGGTGACGATCGTCTCCCCGCGCCGGCTTCACGGGCTGGCGCAAAACCATTGCCAAGCCCGCGCGCGCCTGAGGGGATGCCCGACATAGTAAGGCGTAAACAGGGAGGCGCTGGTGCGACGAGGCAATCGACGCGGAGCATTAGTGCGGGGAAAGCAGGCCGATCGCGGATATCGTGCGCTGCTGCTGTGCGGGGCCGGCGTGCTGGCATCGGGAGCGGCACAGGCACAGACCACGCCGCCACCTCCGCCGGCAAGCCTGACCGTGGTTGTTCCCGCACCGCCCGTCGCCGAGGCGCCGCCCGGCGCTGCCCAAGCCGCGGCTGCGGCACCGGCGCTGCGCTTCTGGGACGGCGGCGACCCCGCCCGGCATGCCAATGGCGCCATCGACGGCGGCGCCGGTATCTGGAGCGCGACGGCGCCGAACTGGACCGATGCCGGCGGCGCGATCAACGGTCCGATGCAGCCGGTGCCGGCCTTCGCGATATTCCAGGGCACGCCGGGCATCGTGACGATCGACGCCGGCCAAGGCACTCCCGCGATCAGTTCGATGCTGTTCAACGTCAATGGCTATCGCGTGTCCGGCGGACAACTACGGCTCGAGGGCGGGGCGTTCACTTCGATCCGCACCGGTGACGGCATCACCGCGCGGATCGACAGCGAACTGACCGGCGACAGCGGGCTGCTCTACAATGCACTCGGCACGCTGATCCTCGGGGGGAACAACAGCTATACCGGCGGCACCCGTGTCGACGGGGGCACGCTGATCGGCGATACCCGCTCGATCCGCGGCAATCTGGGCAATGGCGGCCACGTGATCTTCGATCAGGCGTTCGACGGTACTTTCCAGGGCGGCGTCAGCGGACTGGCGAGCACCTGGGGGCTGATGACCAAGCGCGGTGCCGGCAATCTGACGCTGGCGGCCGGCAGCCAGCTCGACTGGCGCGTCGAGCAGGGCGGGCTGGTCGCCCGGGGCGGAGGCTTTGGCGGTAATATCGGCGTTTCCGATGGCGCGCGTCTGACGCTCAGCTCGGGAGAAATCGCCGGAGTCGCTTCGACCTATGGCTATGCATTGTCGGGTGCGGGCCGATTCGATGTGGCGGGCAAGGGACTGCTGGTGCTCACTGCCAATTCGGGCAGCTTCGCCGGCCATAGCGAAGTGCGGAACGCGGCGCTGCGCGTCGAGGGTACACTCGGCGGCACGCTTTATGTCGACGGGGGCGGGCGCCTGGGCGGCAACGGCACGGTTGGCGATGTCGCCGTCGGTGACGGCGGGCGGCTGATCGGCACCCCCGGCGAATTCCTCAGGATGGCCTCGCTCGTGCTCGGTCCCGGCGCGATCATCGATGCGCGGTTGGGGACGGTGGCCACTCCGCAACTCTTCTATGTCGACGGCAATCTGACGCTCGACGGGACGCTCAACATCGCCGGCACCGGACCGATCGGTGCCGGGATCTACCGGCTGATCAATTTCGGGGGAAAGCTCACCAATAACGGGCTGGCGATCGGCAGCCTGCCCATGGGCCAGGAGCGCTCGCAGATCTCGATCAGCACGACGATCCCCTGGGCAGTCGACCTCGTCTCCGAAGTCGGCGGCACGCCGATGCAATTCTGGGACGGCAGCGATCCGACGCGCTTCAATGACGGCAGGATCGAGGGTGGACCCGGGGTCTGGCGCAGCAACATTGCCGGCTGGACCGACCGCACCGGCAAGAAGAACCAGAACTATGTGGGGACCGGTTTCTCGGTGTTCGACGCGCGCGGCGGGCAAGTGGTGATCGACGGGGTGGCCCAGACCGGGGGAATGCAGTTCGCCGTCACGGGCTATTCGCTATCGGGAAGCGGGCTGCGGCTCGCGGGCAGTGGAGAGCGCACGGTGATCCGCGTCGGCGATGGCGGCGAATGGGCCTCGACCATCACCGCCGAAATTTCCGCGCCGATCTCCGGCGCCGGCCGCCTGGTCAAGAACGATGCGGGGACACTGATCCTGTCGGGCGTCAACAGCTATACCGGGGCGACCGAAGTCGAAGGCGGAACGCTGGTCGGCGATACCCGATCGATCCGCAATACCTTGCTCAACGGCGCGACGGTGGTGTTCGATCAGCGTGCCAACGGCACTTTCGCCGACAAGGTTCTCGGTCTGCGCGGGAATGCGGGGAAGATGATCAAGCGCGGCAGCGGCGTGCTCACGCTCGCGCGGGAGAGCCGGCTCGACTGGACCGTCGAGGAGGGCCGGCTGGTCGCGCAGGCCGATCGCTATTTCAGCGATGTGACCACCCTGCTGGGCGGCGGCGAGCTCGAACTGGGGGTGCAGAACGATGTCAGCTTCGCTACCGAGTTTCGCGGCAACGGCCGCCTGATCAAGACCGGCAACGGCAGGCTGGTACTGACCGGGCGCTCGCAGACTTTCGCAGGCACCGCGCGGATCGCCGGCGGCGAGTTGCTGGTC
Protein-coding regions in this window:
- a CDS encoding response regulator is translated as MDLAPSDFRDVSPILRVLVVEDDPRIRSQIADHLARRGHIVLQAASADEALVLLQQDGSAVDCVFSDVQMPGRHDGVGLARWIFRHRPGLAVLLTSANFRVEDLEPELRAVLPVLEKPYRGEAVEEGMASLMATARSSQFPRLAN
- a CDS encoding autotransporter domain-containing protein, which encodes MRGKQADRGYRALLLCGAGVLASGAAQAQTTPPPPPASLTVVVPAPPVAEAPPGAAQAAAAAPALRFWDGGDPARHANGAIDGGAGIWSATAPNWTDAGGAINGPMQPVPAFAIFQGTPGIVTIDAGQGTPAISSMLFNVNGYRVSGGQLRLEGGAFTSIRTGDGITARIDSELTGDSGLLYNALGTLILGGNNSYTGGTRVDGGTLIGDTRSIRGNLGNGGHVIFDQAFDGTFQGGVSGLASTWGLMTKRGAGNLTLAAGSQLDWRVEQGGLVARGGGFGGNIGVSDGARLTLSSGEIAGVASTYGYALSGAGRFDVAGKGLLVLTANSGSFAGHSEVRNAALRVEGTLGGTLYVDGGGRLGGNGTVGDVAVGDGGRLIGTPGEFLRMASLVLGPGAIIDARLGTVATPQLFYVDGNLTLDGTLNIAGTGPIGAGIYRLINFGGKLTNNGLAIGSLPMGQERSQISISTTIPWAVDLVSEVGGTPMQFWDGSDPTRFNDGRIEGGPGVWRSNIAGWTDRTGKKNQNYVGTGFSVFDARGGQVVIDGVAQTGGMQFAVTGYSLSGSGLRLAGSGERTVIRVGDGGEWASTITAEISAPISGAGRLVKNDAGTLILSGVNSYTGATEVEGGTLVGDTRSIRNTLLNGATVVFDQRANGTFADKVLGLRGNAGKMIKRGSGVLTLARESRLDWTVEEGRLVAQADRYFSDVTTLLGGGELELGVQNDVSFATEFRGNGRLIKTGNGRLVLTGRSQTFAGTARIAGGELLVDGALRGHVVVEANGILSGDGQVGSVHVARGGTISPRPSPALPDAVTDSMRIDGDLTFEPGARFEVDVYGNVLSDVLYVRGVARLAGSVFHIGTSGNYAPSSSYMILLANGGIEGRFDGVSSSFAFLTPRLEYDSNSVRLTLDRNDVQFSEVAVSENQRAVGTALQTMVAGPLYDAVVAADVPNARAAFDSISGDFHASLRTALVEDSRLSRRAVLGRLRGPAGEPGISAWGEAIGAWGHYASDGNAARLRRSAAGGLAGIEALVPGGDVRLGVLGGYHQSDLRGAGNADVDSYHTGLYAGAQFGGLSVRTGVTIAWQDVATRRQISGGGLQEQVRARYGATTAQAFGELGWRLTLGRAALEPFANLAHVVLDVEQGGERGDAAALALAHDIMTTNYATLGLRGETLLPFGGGTLSLRGSAGWQHVFGDRVPKVAMMVDGARFQSIGLPIAEDSFAGDLGLVARLGGQVELDLGYRGTLSRRNRDHMANAALTVRF